The Devosia yakushimensis DNA window AGCCCCGCCCATCGCCCGCCACTTCTATGCGGGGGAACGGCACAAGGCGCAGCTATTGCTGGCAGCCGGAACCTGGGGCGGCTTTATCTTCTCGCTGCTGGCCTTCCTTGCTTTCGTCTTTTTCGGCAATCCGATCATGAGCCTGTTCGGGGAAAGCTATGGCGATGCTTCCATCCTGCTGATCATTCTTGCCGTGGGTTTTCTGGCCGATGCGGCCACTGGCCCCTCGCGTTCGGTGCTGATGCTGACCGGCCATGAGAAGCGCTATGCGGCCATTTTCGGATTAACCACTCTGATCAGTATCCTGGCCCAGATCGCCGTGCTGCCTAGCTTTGGCGTCATTGGCGTGGCCATAGTAAGTTCACTTAACCGTATGCTGGCCTATGGCCTGATGAGCTGGCAATGCGCGGTTCGAACGGGGTTGGACCCCACTATTTTTGGCATTTTGCGGCTCCGGACCCATTCGGGGGGACAGGAGGGCGCCACATATGAAACACCGCTGGTGAAAAACGAGCCATGAGCATGTTGAAGACGTCCCCTCGCCCCAAAGGGGCAATTATCCTGGCAGGCTCCCACGGCGCCATCGCCCTGGCCCGCAGCCTTGCCAAGCAGGGGCTCGACGTCTGGTTCGTCACCAATTTCACCCCATTGCCGCGCTTCTCCAACGCCGTCCACCACTGGGCCGAATGGCCTGGGGCCGAGAACCCGGGCGCCATCGAGGCCCTCGAAGCGCTGGTGCGTGAGCATAGCCTCGAGAATTATCTGCTCGTTCCGGCCGCCGATGCCGATGTCAAACTTGTCGCCCAGGAGCATGCCCGGCTATCGGCCATGCTGCAGGTCGCGCTGCCCGATTGGGCGCAACTGCAATGGGCCTGCGACAAGGCGCTGACCTATCAGCGCGCCACCGAATTGGGCATCGCCGTGCCGCGCATCTACACCATCGGAGACGACCCGGCCGCCATTGCCGCGACCATGCAGTTTCCGGTGGTGCTGAAGCCGACCATGCGGATCACGCTCAACCGGTTCACCCGCGCCAAGGCCTGGCGTGCCGACAACGCGGCCCAGTTCCTCGAACTCTATGCCGAGGCGCTGCAATTGCAGGGCAAGGAGCATATCGTCGTTCAGGAATACATTCCCGGCGGCGGCGAGAACCAGTACTCCTATGCGGGCCTGTGGTGGAAGGGTAGCCCTCGCGCGAGCTTTGCCGCCCGGCGCAGCCGCCAGTTTCCGCTCGAATTCAGCTATACCTCGACCTTTGTCGAAACTGTCGAGCAACCCGACGTCATTGCCAAGGGCGAAGCCTTCCTGACCTCGATCCGCCATCACGGGGTATGCGAGATCGAGTTCAAGCGCGACCCGCGCAGCGGCGATCTGAAATTGCTCGACGTCAATCCGCGGCCCTGGTCCTGGTTCGGGCTGGCGCAGGCGGCGGGCGTGGATTTCGGCGCCATGCTGACCACGCTCAGCGCCGGAGAAATGATCGCCGCCACCGCGGCGACGCCCGGCATCGGCTGGATGTTCCTGTTGCGTGACGTCGTCGTTGCCGTGCAATTGCTAGGCCTGGGCAAGCTGCGCCTTGGCGATTACCTGCATTCGGTCGGCCGCACGCGAACCTTCGCCACCTTCTCGCTGCGCGACCCCAAGCCAGGGCTCGTGGAGCTGCCACTGACCGCATTGCGCCTGCTCAAGCGGCGGATCAGACCATCCCAGGCCAGCGCCCCGACGCCCGGCACGGTCACAAGCAGCATTTCGGAATAAAGAACCGTACCCGACGGTACGGTTGTGCTTGACCCCTGCCCCGTCCCGGCTTAGAACGGCTCCAAACTTCGCATTCCCTGCCGGAACCTAAACGATGACCAAGGCGCGCACGCTCTACGACAAGATCTGGGACGACCATCTGGTGCAGAACAACGAGGACGGGACCTCGCTGCTCTATATTGATCGCCACCTCGTGCACGAAGTCACGAGCCCCCAGGCCTTTGAAGGGCTGCGCATGAACAATCGCAAGGTGCGCCACCCCGAGCGCACCCTGGCCGTTGTCGATCACAACGTGCCCACCACCGACCGTTCCTTGCCCAATCCGGACCCGGAAAGCGCGATCCAGATCGCCGCTCTGGCCGAGAATACCAAGGATTTCGGCATCGAATATTTCGACCCCTTCGATAAGCGCCAGGGGATCGTGCATATCGTCGGTCCCGAACAGGGCTTTACCCTGCCTGGCATGACCATTGTCTGCGGCGACAGCCATACCTCGACCCATGGGGCTTTCGGCGCCCTGGCGCATGGCATTGGCACCTCCGAAGTGGAACACGTTCTGGCTACCCAGACGCTGATCCAGCAGAAGGCCAAGAACATGCTGGTGCGCGTGGATGGCAAACTGCCCCCGCACGTCACCGCCAAGGACATTATCCTCGCCATTATCGGTGAGATCGGCACCGCCGGCGGCAATGGCCACGTCATCGAATTCGCTGGCGAAGCCATTCGCTCCCTCTCCATGGAAGGCCGCATGACGGTCTGCAACATGACCATTGAGGGGGGTGCCCGCGCCGGCCTGATCGCGCCCGACGAGACCACCTTCAACTATGTGAAGGGCCGCAATCGCGCGCCGACCGGCAAGGCCTGGGACATGGCGCTCGACTATTGGAAGACGCTCAAATCCGATGAAGGCGCCCACTACGACAAGGTCGTCGTGCTCGACGCTGCCAAGCTCCCGCCGATCGTCTCCTGGGGCTCCTCGCCCGAGGACGTGATCTCGGTGACCGGCGTCGTGCCCAATCCCGACGAGATCGAGGACGAGAACAAGCGCGCCTCCAAATGGCGGGCGCTCGACTATATGGGCCTCAAGCCCGGCACCAACATCACCGATATTACCGTCGAACGCGTGTTCATCGGCTCCTGCACCAATGGCCGTATCGAAGACCTGCGCGCCGCTGCTGCCGTGATCGGCGATCGCAAGGTTGCCGCCGGGGTCGATGCCATGGTCGTGCCCGGCTCGGGCCTGGTCAAGGATCAGGCCGAGGCCGAGGGTCTGGACAAGATCTTCAAGGATGCCGGCTTTGAATGGCGCGAACCCGGCTGCTCGATGTGCCTGGCCATGAACCCGGACAAGCTCAAGCCGCAGGAACGCTGCGCTTCGACTTCCAACCGCAATTTCGAGGGCCGTCAGGGCTTCAAGGGCCGCACCCATCTGGTATCGCCCGCCATGGCGGCAGCGGCAGCCATTGCCGGCCACTTCGTCGATATTCGCGAGTGGCAGTAAGCAGCGCCGACTGGGGTTCGCGCTTCGCGCCCACCCTCGACGACATCGAGGCACTGGCCACCGCTGCCTTGAAGGAGCTCCCCGAGCCCTTCAAGTCGCTGGCGGCTGATGTCACCTGCTCTGTTGCCGACTTCGCCGAAGATGACGTGCTCGAAGGCTTCGGCATGGAAAGCCCTTTCGAGCTGATGGGGCTGTTCACCGGCATTGGCATGACCGAAGATGGCGCCGTGCCCCAGACCGGGCAATTGCCCAATACGGTCTTCCTCTATCGCCGCGCCATTCTCGATTACTGGGCCGAGAACGACGACAACACATTGGGTGAAATCGTCACCCACGTATTGATCCACGAACTGGGCCATCATTTCGGTTTTTCCGACGACGACATGGAAGCCATCGAGGCGGCGGCGGATAGGGACGAATAGCCGTGAAACCGATAGTGAGGTCTACCTCCTATCCACGCTCCACAAACTCGAACTCTGCCTCGCTCCCGCCCGCCGGATCGTCCGACACCCGCAGGGCCAGCTTGGCAGCCTCAAGCGCGGCAAACCAATCGTCCCAGCTGACGAGCTGAAAGCCGCCCACCCGGTCCGGTCCCTCATTGCCATCGGTATTGATGGCATGCTGGCCAAAGGTGAGCTGCAACAGCGTGCGGCTGCCGGTGCCATCGGGCGTTTCCATCAGCATCGGATTACCGCCGCGCGCTTCGGCCCATTGCCTTATATCGTCGTGGGAAGTCAGGGTCTTGGCCATCGCGGCGCTCCTTGTTGTTTCCTGCACAATCGTCATGACCATGGCACGGTTCCCAGGCCACGAGAATTCCCATTCCCACCGCCGCCTGCTAGGAACAGCCAGCAAAGCCGGAAACCGCAATGACCGAGACCAGTAATCGCATCCTGATGGGCCAGATCGGGGCCGCCCACGGCATCAAGGGTGAAGTGCGCATCACGCCCTTCACCCAGCATCCTGAAGCTATTGCCGACTATGGCCCGCTCCATACCGACCGGCCGGGGCTTGTCATCACCATTACCAAGGCCCGCGTGCAGAAGAATGTTATCGTCGCCAACATAAAAGGCGTCGCCGATAGAAACGCGGCCGAAGCGCTGAATGGGGTCTCCCTCTTTATCGACCGCTCCCGCCTGCCCGAGCCTGACGATGAGGATGATTTCTACCATGCCGACCTGCTCGGTCTTGAAGCCAGGCTCGATAATGGCGTGGTGCTGGGCAAGGTTTCGGCACTGCCCAATTTCGGCGCCGGCGACCTGATCGAAATCCGCGACTCCCAATCGGGCGACACCTTTCTTTATCCCTTTACCAAGGCCGTGGTGCCTACTGTCCGCATTGCCGAAGGCTATCTGACCATCGTGGTGCCGCTCGATGCCGAAGAGGGCGAGGAAGAACCCGATTGAGTTTTTCCGCCGAGATCATCACCCTTTTTCCCGAACTCTTCCCGGGCCCGCTTGGCGCCTCCGTACTCGGACGGGGACTGGCGGATGGCCTGTGGTCGCTCAAGGCGACCCAATTGCGCGATTTCGCCACCGATCGCCACCGCACGGTCGACGATACGCCGTCGGGCGGCGGCGCGGGCATGGTGCTCAAGCCCGATATTCTCGCCAGCGCGATAGACGCCATATCGCCAGCCGGTGACAAGCGCCCGCGCATCCTGATGTCCCCACGCGGCGCCCCGCTGACCCAGCACAGAGCGCGGCAACTGGCACTGGGCCCCGGCGCGCTCATCATCTGCGGGCGCTTTGAAGGCGTCGACCAACGGGTCATCGATGGCCGCCAGCTCGAGGAAATCTCCATCGGCGATTATGTGCTGGCCGGCGGAGAAGTTGCCGCCATGGTGCTGCTCGAAGCGGTGGTGCGGCTTATTCCCGGCGTCCTGGGCAAGGCCGAAAGCCATGCCGACGAGAGCTTCGAAAACGGTCTCCTGGAATACCCGCACTATACCAGGCCCCAGCAATTCGAGGGCGTCGACATTCCGGCCGTGCTCACCTCGGGCGACCATGGCCGCATCGCCAAATGGCGCGCCGAGCAAAGCCAGGCCCTGACCCGGAAGCGGCGGCCGGACCTGCTGGAACCGGACAAGTCATAAAACTGTCCGAAACCCTAGACTCCCGGCCATTTTTCCCCTATAGCCGCGCCACGACTGCGGCAATGGGCTGATCGGACCCGTTGTTGCGCGAATAAAAAGACGAAAACCCTCCGTTACCAACCAAGACCGGGCGATCGGAATCCTCAAAAATTCCGAACAATCGCTCCATTGAAAAGATCAGAACGGATCGACACATGGCCAATATCATCGAACAGCTCGAGGCCGAGCAGGTTGCCAGCCTCGCCGCCAAGCGCGAACTTCCAGAATTCACCCACGGCGACACCATCAAGGTGTGGGTCAAGATCAAGGAAGGCAACAAGGAACGCCTGCAGGCCTATGAAGGCGTCGTGATCGCCCGCACCGGCGGCGGCATCATGGAAAGCTTCACCGTGCGCAAGATTTCGTACGGCGAAGGCGTGGAACGCGTATTCCCGCTCTACTCCCCCAATGTTGCCTCCATCGAAGTGCTGAAGCGCGGTAAGGTGCGTCGCGCCAAGCTTTACTATCTGCGCGACCGTCGCGGCAAATCGGCTCGTATTTTCGAATCGACCAATTCGCGCACCAAGAAGATCGAAGCCAACGAACGCACCGCTGCCCAAGCTGCGCGCGACGCTCGTGAAGCTGAGAAGGTTGCCGCCGCAGAGGCTTTTGCCGCTGAACAGGCCGCCAAGGACGCAGAAGCCGCAGCAGCGGCCGCCGCTGCCGAACAGGCTGCTGCCGCCGAAGGCGAAGCCAAGAGCGAATAAGCTTTTTCGACAATGCGCTGATTTGAGAAACCCGGTCGCAAGGCCGGGTTTTTTGTTGGCTACTGACGGCAAGTGTCAGCAACGAGCGCCCCGCCGCCATTTCCGGCTTGTCCTTGGCGCCCCCCTCCGCGATAAGAAAGCCCGACAATCAAGGGCCACAAGAATGACCGTCGCCGTCGTCACCTGGAACATCAATTCGGTTCGCCTGCGCCTGCCCATGGTACTCGATTTTCTCAAGCAATATCAGCCCGACGTGCTGATGCTGCAGGAAATCAAATGTACCAATGACCAGTTTCCGGCTATGGCCTTTATCGAAGCCGGCTATCCCCATCAGGCGGTGCACGGCCAGAAGGGTTATCACGGCGTCGCCATCGTTTCGAAATTCCCTCTGACCGATATTTCGAGCCGCGTCTTCTGCGAAATCCCCGAATCGCGCCACGTCTCGGCAGTGCTCGATCTGGGCCGCGGGCCGCTGACAGTGCATAATTTCTACATTCCCGCCGGCGGCGACGAGCCTGATCC harbors:
- a CDS encoding carboxylate--amine ligase, whose product is MLKTSPRPKGAIILAGSHGAIALARSLAKQGLDVWFVTNFTPLPRFSNAVHHWAEWPGAENPGAIEALEALVREHSLENYLLVPAADADVKLVAQEHARLSAMLQVALPDWAQLQWACDKALTYQRATELGIAVPRIYTIGDDPAAIAATMQFPVVLKPTMRITLNRFTRAKAWRADNAAQFLELYAEALQLQGKEHIVVQEYIPGGGENQYSYAGLWWKGSPRASFAARRSRQFPLEFSYTSTFVETVEQPDVIAKGEAFLTSIRHHGVCEIEFKRDPRSGDLKLLDVNPRPWSWFGLAQAAGVDFGAMLTTLSAGEMIAATAATPGIGWMFLLRDVVVAVQLLGLGKLRLGDYLHSVGRTRTFATFSLRDPKPGLVELPLTALRLLKRRIRPSQASAPTPGTVTSSISE
- the rimM gene encoding ribosome maturation factor RimM (Essential for efficient processing of 16S rRNA); the encoded protein is MTETSNRILMGQIGAAHGIKGEVRITPFTQHPEAIADYGPLHTDRPGLVITITKARVQKNVIVANIKGVADRNAAEALNGVSLFIDRSRLPEPDDEDDFYHADLLGLEARLDNGVVLGKVSALPNFGAGDLIEIRDSQSGDTFLYPFTKAVVPTVRIAEGYLTIVVPLDAEEGEEEPD
- a CDS encoding metallopeptidase family protein; this encodes MAVSSADWGSRFAPTLDDIEALATAALKELPEPFKSLAADVTCSVADFAEDDVLEGFGMESPFELMGLFTGIGMTEDGAVPQTGQLPNTVFLYRRAILDYWAENDDNTLGEIVTHVLIHELGHHFGFSDDDMEAIEAAADRDE
- the leuC gene encoding 3-isopropylmalate dehydratase large subunit; the protein is MTKARTLYDKIWDDHLVQNNEDGTSLLYIDRHLVHEVTSPQAFEGLRMNNRKVRHPERTLAVVDHNVPTTDRSLPNPDPESAIQIAALAENTKDFGIEYFDPFDKRQGIVHIVGPEQGFTLPGMTIVCGDSHTSTHGAFGALAHGIGTSEVEHVLATQTLIQQKAKNMLVRVDGKLPPHVTAKDIILAIIGEIGTAGGNGHVIEFAGEAIRSLSMEGRMTVCNMTIEGGARAGLIAPDETTFNYVKGRNRAPTGKAWDMALDYWKTLKSDEGAHYDKVVVLDAAKLPPIVSWGSSPEDVISVTGVVPNPDEIEDENKRASKWRALDYMGLKPGTNITDITVERVFIGSCTNGRIEDLRAAAAVIGDRKVAAGVDAMVVPGSGLVKDQAEAEGLDKIFKDAGFEWREPGCSMCLAMNPDKLKPQERCASTSNRNFEGRQGFKGRTHLVSPAMAAAAAIAGHFVDIREWQ
- the rplS gene encoding 50S ribosomal protein L19, which codes for MANIIEQLEAEQVASLAAKRELPEFTHGDTIKVWVKIKEGNKERLQAYEGVVIARTGGGIMESFTVRKISYGEGVERVFPLYSPNVASIEVLKRGKVRRAKLYYLRDRRGKSARIFESTNSRTKKIEANERTAAQAARDAREAEKVAAAEAFAAEQAAKDAEAAAAAAAAEQAAAAEGEAKSE
- the trmD gene encoding tRNA (guanosine(37)-N1)-methyltransferase TrmD, yielding MSFSAEIITLFPELFPGPLGASVLGRGLADGLWSLKATQLRDFATDRHRTVDDTPSGGGAGMVLKPDILASAIDAISPAGDKRPRILMSPRGAPLTQHRARQLALGPGALIICGRFEGVDQRVIDGRQLEEISIGDYVLAGGEVAAMVLLEAVVRLIPGVLGKAESHADESFENGLLEYPHYTRPQQFEGVDIPAVLTSGDHGRIAKWRAEQSQALTRKRRPDLLEPDKS